A region of Deltaproteobacteria bacterium DNA encodes the following proteins:
- a CDS encoding Uma2 family endonuclease, which translates to MSSKPRDPVRPEPAWDVALLFPEQGAWSEEEYLALKGNRLVEFSHGNVEVLSMPTDSHQARVAAFFAALTALVSAQALGTVRFAPLNLRLWPGKFRQPDVLYLAAKHDAKRKEEFWEGADIVMEVVSPDDRRRDLVTKRREYAQAGIPEYWVVDPTEGAIEVLALEGDSYVLHGRFGRGQVATSRVLAGFSVEVAGILDAR; encoded by the coding sequence ATGTCCTCCAAACCCCGCGATCCCGTTCGCCCCGAGCCCGCATGGGATGTCGCGCTCCTCTTTCCGGAGCAGGGCGCGTGGAGCGAAGAGGAGTATCTTGCGCTCAAGGGGAATCGCCTGGTCGAGTTCTCCCACGGGAACGTGGAGGTCCTGTCGATGCCGACCGATTCCCATCAGGCGAGGGTGGCCGCGTTCTTCGCCGCGCTGACCGCGCTCGTCTCCGCGCAGGCCCTCGGGACGGTCCGCTTCGCGCCCCTCAACCTCCGCCTCTGGCCCGGCAAGTTCCGGCAGCCGGACGTCCTCTATCTCGCTGCGAAGCACGACGCGAAGCGGAAAGAGGAGTTCTGGGAGGGAGCCGACATCGTCATGGAGGTCGTGAGCCCGGACGATCGCCGCCGCGATCTCGTCACGAAGCGGCGCGAATACGCGCAGGCGGGGATCCCGGAGTACTGGGTCGTGGACCCGACCGAGGGGGCGATCGAGGTTCTGGCGCTCGAGGGGGATTCCTACGTCCTGCACGGACGCTTCGGGCGGGGGCAAGTCGCGACTTCGAGAGTCCTGGCGGGGTTCTCGGTCGAGGTCGCGGGGATCCTCGATGCTCGCTAG